One Kushneria konosiri genomic window, AAAAAGCGCGTCGGCGGCATGTGCATCATGCCGGCTACCATCGGAATGATGGGGCGCACGGGGCCGACAAAACGACCAAATGCCACCGAAAGGGCGCCGTGACGAGTAAAAAACCGCTCGCCCTTGTCCACCCACTGTGGATAGCGATGAAAGGGCCACCAGCCTCGAAGACGGTCGCGCTGAGTACGGCCAAGCCAGTAGCTGGCACTGTCGCCGATCACGGCGCCAGCGAAGGCGCTGATCATCAAGAGCGTGATGGAGGTCTGGTCATGTCCTGCCAGTGACGCCGCCGCCGTGAGCATGACAACACCGGGTACCATCAGGCCTATCAGCGCCAGCGATTCAAGCAGAGCAACAATACCCACGATCAGAATCAGAACCGTCGGGTTATGTGCCCACTGATCAATCAGGGCAACGGGGTGCATTCGAAAGGACTCCACACAATGACTTGCCGTGCCAGGCGCGGTTTTTACTGCCGCTGACAACTGGCTTATAGTAGCGATTCATAAGTATCGGATAGGCAAACGTAAAATAGTTGGCCAGTATAGTCAGCCGCTGTGCACTCCGATAGCGTCAGGCAGGACGACTGACAAGCGCGGCCGCGCACTTGGCATACAGGAGAGCAGCACAGATGACGTCTGAGGGGCACAAGGAAAATATCGATATTGCCACGCATATGGCTCTGCTGGGTCAGCAGGCACGCAAGGCATCCGCCTGGCTTCGCAGCAGTACTACTGGGCAGCGCAACGCCGCCCTTGCCGCCATGGCCGATGAGCTGTCACAACAGCGCGATGCGCTGATGGAGGCCAACGCGCGCGACATGGCGCGTGGCAAGGCCAACGGGCTTTCAGAGGCGCTGATGGATCGTCTGCTGCTGACGCCGGCACGTATCGACGCCATGATCGCGGGACTTGAAACCGTTGCCGCCCTGCCGGACCCGATCGGCGGTATCGATGAGATGCGGACCCAGAACAACGGACTGCGTATCGGCCGCATGCGCACACCCCTGGGGGTCATCGGTATCATCTATGAGTCCCGACCCAATGTGACGGTGGACGCCGCGGCGCTATGTCTCAAGGCGGGGAACGCCGCCATTCTGCGCGGTGGTTCGGAAGCCTTTGATTCCAACTGCGCCATTGCTCGCTGTATTGCTTCAGGGCTTGAAAGGGCCGGGCTGCCGGGTCATTCCATTCAGTTGATTGAAACCACCAGTCGTGAGGCTGTCGGCGCGCTGATCACGGCCCGGGAATACGTGGATGTGATCATCCCGAGAGGTGGCAAGTCGCTGATCAAGCGAATCTCCGAGGAAGCCAGTATTCCGGTTATCAAGCATCTCGAAGGGCTTTGTCACGTTTTTGTGGACCGCCATGCGTCGCTGGATATGGCCTTTGATATTGCTTTCAACGCCAAATGTTTTCGCTATGGCATCTGTGGCGCCATGGAAACCCTTCTGGTGGATCAGGCCGTCGCCAAAGACTTTCTGCCCGGGATGATTGCGCGCTTTCAGGAAGCCGGTGTGACCGTGCGTGGATGCGACAGGGTGCAGGCGTTGGCCAACGTTGAGCCGGCCACCGAAGAGGACTGGTGGACCGAATACCTGGGGCCGTTGCTGTCCGTTCGGGTGGTCGACGATATTGAAGCGGCCATTGAGCACATCAATCATTATGGCTCCCACCACACCGATGCCATCGTCAGCGATCATTTCGGTCATACCCAGAGATTTCTGGCCGAGGTGGACTCCAGCTCCGTGATGGTCAATGCTCCGACCTGCTTTGCCGATGGCGCGCAGTATGGGCTTGGTGCCGAAATCGGTATTTCCACCGACAAGCTGCATGTCAGAGGGCCGGTAGGTCTGGAGGGTCTGACCACGCGTAAATATATCGTGCTGGGCGATGGTCATGTCAGAACGTAATGCCCGTGTCGCCATGTTTGGCGGCACCTTCAATCCGGTTCACATCGCGCACCTGCGTGCAGCGGTCGAGTTGCGAGAAGCGCTTTCGCTCGATGTCATTCACATGGTGCCGGCGCATCTGCCACCACATCGCAGCGCGCCGGGTGTCAGCTCCGAGGATCGTTTGAGCATGCTGAAACTGGCGCTTTCAGACACGCCCGGGCTGGTGGCCGATGACCGCGAAATTCACCGCGATGGACCTTCCTGGTCGCTTGATACACTCCGGTCACTGCGCGAGCAGTATGGCCAAAAGGCGCGCCTTCTCATGGTGCTGGGCCGTGATGCCTTTTTGAAACTCCATGAATGGCACAGGCCGGAAGCACTGTTCGATTATGCCCATATTCTGGTGATCGGCCGCCCCGAAAGCGATGAAGTCCAGTGCCAGGCGCTCGAAACTCTGGTCGAGGCGCGCCGGGTGGACAGTATCGATGCGCTCATGGCAACGCCCTGCGG contains:
- the nadD gene encoding nicotinate-nucleotide adenylyltransferase produces the protein MSERNARVAMFGGTFNPVHIAHLRAAVELREALSLDVIHMVPAHLPPHRSAPGVSSEDRLSMLKLALSDTPGLVADDREIHRDGPSWSLDTLRSLREQYGQKARLLMVLGRDAFLKLHEWHRPEALFDYAHILVIGRPESDEVQCQALETLVEARRVDSIDALMATPCGSVLDYDKTTAMAISATAIRQALASGHSVRYLMPPAVEAFIDQHGLYLDTSG
- a CDS encoding glutamate-5-semialdehyde dehydrogenase; the encoded protein is MTSEGHKENIDIATHMALLGQQARKASAWLRSSTTGQRNAALAAMADELSQQRDALMEANARDMARGKANGLSEALMDRLLLTPARIDAMIAGLETVAALPDPIGGIDEMRTQNNGLRIGRMRTPLGVIGIIYESRPNVTVDAAALCLKAGNAAILRGGSEAFDSNCAIARCIASGLERAGLPGHSIQLIETTSREAVGALITAREYVDVIIPRGGKSLIKRISEEASIPVIKHLEGLCHVFVDRHASLDMAFDIAFNAKCFRYGICGAMETLLVDQAVAKDFLPGMIARFQEAGVTVRGCDRVQALANVEPATEEDWWTEYLGPLLSVRVVDDIEAAIEHINHYGSHHTDAIVSDHFGHTQRFLAEVDSSSVMVNAPTCFADGAQYGLGAEIGISTDKLHVRGPVGLEGLTTRKYIVLGDGHVRT